In one Achromobacter spanius genomic region, the following are encoded:
- a CDS encoding metallophosphoesterase family protein, whose amino-acid sequence MTHFLHTADWQIGRQYGQFETDDAAILAEARFDVVARIAALAAERRVDAVLVAGDVFDTQGVSDRTIRRLFAAMAAYAGPWVMIAGNHDAALADSVWSRAAQLGCIPANVHMPTRIGVVDLPAINLAVLAAPLTQRHTYDDVTQSFDTLDTEAGRVRVGLAHGSVAGRLPDTIDATNPIAPDRAARARLDYLALGDWHGCLSIDAHTWYAGTPEQDRFRGNEPGYVLDVQIDAPGAAPVVERIAVGKYRWSAWTETISLPTDAQALAERLAALRADEVLRLDVQGHVNMETFDVLQRAVDQAAAQVRALLPDLSGLRLEPDQADLAELGASGYVGEVAAQLQTLQDEGEQAAVAAEALRLLLRFQRESAMGAAK is encoded by the coding sequence ATGACTCATTTCCTGCATACCGCCGACTGGCAGATCGGCCGTCAATACGGCCAGTTTGAAACCGACGACGCCGCCATCCTGGCCGAGGCGCGCTTTGATGTGGTGGCGCGTATCGCGGCGCTTGCCGCCGAACGCCGCGTGGATGCCGTGCTGGTCGCAGGCGATGTCTTCGATACGCAAGGCGTGTCCGATCGCACTATCCGCCGGCTCTTCGCCGCCATGGCCGCCTATGCCGGCCCCTGGGTCATGATCGCCGGCAACCACGACGCCGCCTTGGCCGACAGCGTCTGGAGCCGCGCCGCGCAATTGGGCTGCATACCCGCCAACGTACACATGCCCACGCGCATCGGCGTGGTGGACTTGCCTGCCATAAACCTTGCCGTGCTGGCCGCGCCGCTGACCCAACGCCATACCTACGACGACGTGACCCAGTCCTTCGATACGCTGGACACCGAAGCCGGCCGCGTGCGCGTGGGCCTGGCCCATGGCAGCGTGGCGGGCCGTTTGCCGGACACCATCGACGCCACCAACCCCATCGCGCCCGACCGCGCCGCCCGTGCCCGCCTGGACTACCTGGCGCTGGGCGATTGGCACGGCTGCCTGTCCATTGACGCGCACACCTGGTACGCCGGCACGCCCGAACAAGATCGCTTTCGCGGCAACGAGCCCGGCTACGTGCTGGACGTGCAGATTGATGCGCCGGGGGCGGCGCCCGTGGTCGAACGCATCGCCGTCGGCAAGTACCGCTGGTCGGCGTGGACGGAAACCATCAGCCTGCCCACCGACGCGCAGGCCCTGGCCGAACGCCTGGCGGCCTTGCGCGCTGACGAGGTGCTGCGGCTGGACGTGCAAGGCCACGTCAATATGGAAACGTTTGATGTGCTGCAACGCGCGGTGGATCAGGCCGCCGCGCAGGTGCGTGCCTTGCTGCCCGACCTGTCCGGCCTACGGCTGGAGCCTGACCAGGCCGATTTGGCCGAACTGGGCGCCAGCGGCTACGTAGGCGAGGTGGCCGCGCAATTGCAGACCCTGCAGGACGAAGGCGAGCAGGCGGCGGTTGCCGCGGAAGCCTTGCGCCTGTTGCTGCGGTTCCAGCGTGAAAGCGCCATGGGGGCCGCCAAATGA
- a CDS encoding D-amino acid dehydrogenase — translation MHVIVLGSGVIGTTTAYYLARQGARVTVLDRQPAAAQETSYANAGQVSPGYSTPWAAPGIPLKAIKWLFKKHAPLAIRLDGSLYQLKWMAAMLANCSADRYSVNKERMLRLAEYSRDCLRELRTSTGIHYEERARGTLQLFRTDAQLEAARRDIAVLEEVGVPYELLDRNRLVTAEPALARSIHKLAGGLRLPNDETGDCRLFTTRLAEMAAALGVDFRFNQTVSGLNTAGGQITGVRVGNEVLTADRYVAAFGSYSRGLLEPLGLDLPVYPVKGYSLTIPMKDEAAAPVSTILDETYKIAVTRFDDRIRVGGMAELSGFDLRLKDARRKTLELVVNDLFPGSGHVAQAEFWTGLRPMTPDSTPIVGPTRYGNLFLNTGHGTLGWTMACGSGKLVADQVMGQRPAIRTDGLGISRYERGAASSPSLVLDGKGA, via the coding sequence ATGCATGTAATCGTCCTTGGCAGCGGCGTGATCGGCACCACGACCGCGTATTATCTCGCCCGTCAGGGAGCCCGCGTGACGGTCCTGGACCGCCAGCCCGCCGCCGCCCAGGAAACCAGCTACGCCAATGCCGGCCAGGTTTCGCCGGGCTATTCCACGCCCTGGGCCGCGCCCGGCATTCCGCTAAAAGCCATCAAATGGCTGTTCAAGAAGCATGCGCCCTTGGCGATACGCCTGGACGGTAGCCTGTACCAATTGAAGTGGATGGCCGCCATGCTGGCCAACTGTTCGGCCGACCGCTATTCGGTCAATAAAGAGCGCATGCTGCGCCTGGCCGAATACAGCCGCGATTGCCTGCGCGAACTGCGCACGTCCACGGGCATTCATTATGAAGAGCGTGCGCGGGGCACCTTGCAGCTGTTCCGCACCGACGCCCAATTGGAAGCCGCCCGGCGTGACATCGCGGTGCTGGAAGAAGTAGGCGTGCCCTACGAACTGCTGGACCGCAACCGCCTGGTCACGGCCGAACCCGCCCTGGCGCGCTCGATCCACAAGCTGGCCGGCGGCCTGCGCCTGCCCAACGACGAAACCGGCGACTGCCGCCTGTTCACGACACGGCTGGCCGAGATGGCCGCTGCCCTGGGCGTGGACTTCCGCTTCAACCAGACGGTCTCGGGCTTGAACACCGCAGGGGGCCAGATCACCGGCGTGCGCGTGGGCAACGAGGTCCTGACGGCCGACCGCTACGTGGCCGCCTTCGGCAGCTACTCGCGCGGTCTGCTCGAACCGCTGGGCCTGGACCTGCCGGTTTATCCGGTCAAGGGCTATTCGCTGACCATCCCCATGAAAGACGAGGCCGCCGCGCCTGTGTCCACCATCCTGGACGAAACCTACAAGATCGCGGTGACCCGGTTCGACGACCGCATCCGGGTGGGCGGCATGGCCGAACTGTCCGGTTTCGACCTGCGCTTGAAGGACGCGCGCCGCAAGACGCTGGAACTGGTCGTGAACGACCTGTTCCCCGGCAGCGGCCACGTGGCCCAGGCTGAATTCTGGACCGGCCTGCGCCCGATGACGCCGGACAGCACGCCCATCGTCGGGCCCACCCGTTACGGCAACCTGTTCCTGAACACCGGCCACGGCACGCTGGGTTGGACCATGGCTTGCGGCTCCGGCAAGCTGGTGGCCGACCAGGTGATGGGGCAGCGCCCCGCCATCCGCACCGACGGCCTGGGCATTTCGCGCTACGAGCGCGGCGCGGCATCGAGCCCGTCCTTGGTGTTGGACGGCAAGGGCGCTTGA